In Streptomyces sp. NBC_01439, the following are encoded in one genomic region:
- the prpB gene encoding methylisocitrate lyase — protein sequence MLHTRTTPASRRRTFRERLASGRLLRIPGAINPYSARLVQEAGFDAVYLSGAVLAADLGLPDIGLTTSTEIAARAQQFTRVTDLPALIDADTGFGEPMNAARTLQLMEDAGLAGLHLEDQVNPKRCGHLDGKGVVARAEMARRVRAAADARRDPDFLLMARTDARAVEGLAAAIDRAKAYVDAGADAVFPEALADEAEFEAFRKAVDVPLLANMTEFGKSRLLDARTLENLGYNIALYPVTLFRLAMGAVEDGLRTLAAEGTQESLLPRMQTRSRLYGVLGYEDYAAFDSTVADFTLPPGN from the coding sequence ATGCTCCACACCCGCACCACGCCCGCGTCCCGCCGCCGCACCTTCCGCGAACGGCTCGCCTCCGGGCGGCTGCTGAGGATCCCGGGCGCGATCAACCCGTACTCGGCCCGGCTCGTCCAGGAGGCGGGGTTCGACGCCGTGTACCTTTCGGGGGCCGTGCTCGCCGCCGACCTGGGCCTGCCCGACATCGGTCTGACCACCTCCACCGAGATCGCCGCCCGCGCCCAGCAGTTCACCCGCGTCACCGACCTGCCCGCCCTCATCGACGCCGACACCGGCTTCGGCGAGCCGATGAACGCCGCCCGCACCCTCCAGCTCATGGAGGACGCGGGGCTGGCCGGACTCCACCTGGAGGACCAGGTCAACCCCAAGCGGTGCGGCCACCTCGACGGCAAGGGCGTCGTGGCGCGCGCGGAGATGGCACGCCGGGTCCGCGCCGCCGCCGACGCCCGCCGCGACCCCGACTTCCTCCTCATGGCCCGTACCGACGCCCGCGCCGTCGAAGGCCTGGCCGCCGCGATCGACCGGGCCAAGGCGTACGTGGACGCGGGCGCCGACGCCGTCTTTCCCGAAGCGCTCGCGGACGAGGCCGAGTTCGAGGCCTTCCGCAAGGCCGTCGACGTCCCCCTCCTCGCGAACATGACGGAATTCGGCAAGAGCAGGCTGCTCGACGCACGCACGCTGGAGAACCTCGGATACAACATCGCGCTGTACCCCGTCACCCTCTTCCGCCTCGCCATGGGCGCGGTCGAGGACGGCCTGCGCACCCTCGCCGCCGAGGGCACCCAGGAGTCGCTGCTGCCCCGCATGCAGACCCGCTCCCGCCTCTACGGGGTGCTCGGCTACGAGGACTACGCCGCCTTCGACTCGACCGTCGCCGACTTCACGCTCCCGCCCGGCAACTGA
- a CDS encoding short-chain fatty acyl-CoA regulator family protein translates to MGRPAGRKIYAHAKLRRLRRERGMNQVELAHALGLSTSYLNQIEHSRRPLTAPVLLRIAEVFGVDPEFFSEAGEERLATDLRAALGDEACGSPVPGDEIADVARDHPEVARALVALHQRYRDASERVVALASPEDTAGLLPAEPHDEVRDFFYAHHNHFAALETEAEQTAGALGLGRVGRAADALTGRLTTRHGIKVLQAGPEPSADARRFDPDSGLLLLSPWLNEGQRAFQLATQLALLEQGPLLTGLVDAADLSSPQAEGLARIGLANYFAGALLMPYTAFHAAAERLRYDIELLQARFGVGFETVCHRLSTLQRTGNRGVPFSFLRADRAGNISKRQSATDFHFSRLGGTCPLWTVYEAFSSPGRILTQVAEMPDGKKYFWIARTVTRGGFGHHAPRADFAVALGCELRHAPRLVYAEGIALHDAHATTPIGLGCRICERRDCAQRARPPAGGILSVDPDLRTHVPYPVIADR, encoded by the coding sequence ATGGGACGGCCTGCCGGACGGAAGATCTACGCACACGCGAAACTGCGCAGGCTTCGCCGTGAGCGGGGCATGAACCAGGTCGAACTGGCCCACGCCCTGGGTCTGTCCACCAGCTACCTCAATCAGATCGAACACAGCCGGCGGCCGCTGACCGCTCCGGTGCTGCTGCGGATCGCCGAGGTCTTCGGCGTCGATCCGGAGTTCTTCTCCGAGGCCGGAGAGGAACGTCTGGCCACCGATCTGCGGGCGGCGCTCGGGGACGAGGCGTGCGGAAGCCCGGTCCCGGGGGACGAGATCGCCGATGTGGCCCGCGACCACCCCGAGGTGGCCCGCGCCCTCGTCGCCCTCCACCAGCGCTACCGGGACGCCTCCGAGCGGGTCGTCGCCCTGGCCTCCCCCGAGGACACCGCGGGCCTGTTGCCGGCCGAACCCCACGACGAGGTGCGGGACTTCTTCTACGCCCACCACAACCACTTCGCCGCCCTAGAAACGGAGGCCGAGCAGACCGCCGGAGCACTCGGCCTCGGCCGGGTCGGCCGCGCCGCGGACGCGCTCACGGGCCGCCTCACGACCCGGCACGGGATCAAAGTGCTCCAGGCGGGCCCCGAACCCTCCGCCGACGCACGGCGCTTTGACCCCGACAGCGGACTGCTCCTGCTCTCCCCCTGGCTCAACGAGGGACAGCGCGCCTTCCAACTGGCCACGCAGCTCGCGCTGTTGGAGCAGGGCCCCCTGCTGACCGGACTGGTCGACGCGGCGGACCTGTCCTCGCCACAGGCGGAGGGCCTGGCCCGCATCGGGCTCGCCAACTACTTCGCGGGCGCGCTCCTCATGCCGTACACCGCCTTCCACGCGGCGGCCGAGCGGCTCCGGTACGACATCGAACTGTTGCAGGCCCGCTTCGGAGTCGGCTTCGAGACCGTCTGCCACCGCCTGTCCACCCTCCAGCGCACCGGGAACCGGGGAGTGCCCTTCTCCTTCCTTCGGGCCGACCGGGCGGGCAACATCTCCAAGCGCCAGTCCGCCACCGACTTCCACTTCTCCCGGCTGGGCGGCACCTGCCCGCTCTGGACCGTCTACGAAGCCTTTTCCTCCCCCGGCCGCATCCTCACGCAAGTCGCCGAGATGCCCGACGGCAAGAAGTACTTCTGGATCGCCCGCACGGTCACCCGTGGGGGCTTCGGCCACCACGCGCCCCGGGCCGACTTCGCCGTCGCCCTGGGCTGCGAGCTGCGCCACGCCCCGCGCCTGGTCTACGCGGAGGGCATCGCCCTGCACGACGCGCACGCCACCACGCCCATCGGGCTGGGCTGCCGGATCTGCGAACGGCGGGACTGCGCCCAGCGGGCCCGTCCCCCGGCCGGCGGAATCCTCTCCGTCGATCCCGACCTGCGCACCCACGTCCCGTACCCGGTGATCGCGGACCGCTGA
- a CDS encoding MmgE/PrpD family protein, whose amino-acid sequence MIDHQVRVHPSADRLPREEQLAWKLAVVATGTQDAPDLDPGSAATAVDRIIDNASVAVASLRRRPVAVARAQALSHRTPSGASVFGVAAGTRVSPEWAAWANGTAVRELDFHDTYLAADYSHPGDNIPPLLAVAQRTGRSGADLLRGIIAAYEVHVALVKGICLHAHRIDHVAHLGAATACGIGAMLRLDTEVVYQAVQQAVHTTTSTRQSRKGEISSWKAFAPAFAGKAAVEAVDRAMRGEGSPSPIYEGEDGFLAWMLDGPDASYTVSLPGPGEARRAILDTYTKEHSAEYQAQAVIDLARTLREKAGPLEKVRSIVLHTSHHTHHVIGSGSGDPQKYDPAAGRETLDHSVPYVFAVALEDGGWHHERSYAPERAGRPATVELWRKISTAEDPEWTRRYHDPDPSRRAFGGRAVITFEDGSVIEDQLAVADAHPAGARPFDRAGYTAKFRTLTEGIVTGAAQDHFLQAADRLAELGTAGLADLFPTVDTNAVAAADARLPKGLL is encoded by the coding sequence GTGATCGACCATCAGGTACGTGTACACCCCAGCGCCGACCGCCTGCCCCGCGAGGAGCAGCTCGCCTGGAAGCTGGCCGTCGTGGCCACCGGCACCCAGGACGCACCGGACCTCGATCCAGGGTCCGCGGCGACGGCGGTCGACCGGATCATCGACAACGCCTCGGTCGCCGTGGCCTCGTTGCGCCGCCGCCCGGTCGCCGTCGCCCGGGCCCAGGCCCTCAGCCACCGGACCCCCTCCGGCGCGTCGGTCTTCGGCGTCGCCGCCGGGACCCGCGTGTCGCCGGAGTGGGCGGCCTGGGCCAACGGCACGGCCGTGCGCGAGTTGGACTTCCACGACACCTACCTCGCCGCGGACTACTCCCACCCCGGGGACAACATCCCGCCCCTGCTGGCGGTGGCCCAGCGCACCGGGCGCTCGGGCGCGGACCTGCTGCGGGGCATCATCGCCGCCTACGAGGTCCACGTCGCCCTGGTCAAGGGCATCTGCCTGCACGCGCACCGCATCGACCACGTCGCCCACCTCGGCGCCGCGACGGCGTGCGGCATCGGAGCGATGCTGCGGCTGGACACCGAGGTCGTGTACCAGGCGGTGCAGCAGGCGGTGCACACCACCACCTCGACCCGGCAGTCGCGCAAGGGCGAGATCTCCAGCTGGAAGGCGTTCGCACCGGCCTTCGCCGGCAAGGCCGCCGTGGAAGCGGTGGACCGGGCCATGCGCGGCGAGGGATCCCCCTCGCCGATCTACGAGGGGGAGGACGGCTTCCTCGCCTGGATGCTGGACGGCCCGGACGCCTCGTACACCGTGTCGCTGCCCGGGCCCGGCGAGGCGCGCCGCGCGATCCTCGACACGTACACGAAGGAACACTCCGCCGAGTACCAGGCGCAGGCGGTCATCGACCTCGCCCGCACCCTGCGCGAGAAGGCCGGCCCGCTGGAGAAGGTCCGCTCGATCGTCCTGCACACGAGCCACCACACCCACCACGTCATCGGCTCCGGTTCCGGCGACCCGCAGAAGTACGATCCGGCCGCCGGCCGCGAGACCCTCGACCACTCGGTGCCGTACGTCTTCGCCGTCGCCCTCGAGGACGGCGGCTGGCACCACGAGCGCTCCTACGCCCCCGAGCGCGCGGGGCGGCCCGCCACCGTCGAGCTGTGGCGGAAGATCTCCACCGCCGAGGACCCCGAATGGACCCGGCGGTACCACGACCCGGACCCGTCCCGTCGGGCCTTCGGCGGCCGCGCCGTGATCACCTTCGAGGACGGCTCCGTCATCGAGGACCAGCTCGCCGTCGCCGACGCGCACCCCGCCGGAGCCCGCCCGTTCGACCGGGCCGGCTACACCGCCAAGTTCCGCACGCTGACCGAGGGGATCGTCACCGGAGCGGCCCAGGACCACTTCCTGCAGGCCGCGGACCGGCTGGCGGAGCTGGGCACCGCAGGCCTTGCCGACCTCTTCCCCACCGTCGACACCAACGCCGTCGCCGCGGCCGACGCACGGCTCCCGAAGGGCCTGCTCTGA